In one Drosophila pseudoobscura strain MV-25-SWS-2005 chromosome X, UCI_Dpse_MV25, whole genome shotgun sequence genomic region, the following are encoded:
- the LOC6900596 gene encoding uncharacterized protein: MNTIRSSTPVLRSRTNGSTVSAACNAHNAQRNVERHRTHSKIFGGRNNRSRNNERTKLPTNKRSLPEIEYEEEMYENDPLADEQDSEARIVKNPAHLKSPPGKKPLLQLLMDEDPLFPMQAVESRDNETSQKFYVRLTDAPKDECIRQINSIRSTPTKKTEKPYRPSAYSTARSSQRFIWRSEATCRLLQLWEQHLTEFRGKKRNTVIYKEMENQMRDFGAPSHVEIKGKMDNLSRKYRQEAEKLRSTGARSKWVLFHTIQKLLIGTKSVNVFEDIMFEKNGFSNNLSKDLASGDNEIHSWMDSPAPSYENHRQEDNELDDEDTLGKNYLIEETEGFNDDQYERATSSPDFQSELNRKESLSDRLLEIEEEKLSIEREKLKVMKAAVKELSAFHRDILQHLEQKNKK, translated from the exons ATGAACACGATACGGAGCTCCACCCCCGTACTGCGGTCCAGGACCAATGGCAGCACCGTAAGTGCCGCCTGTAACGCACACAATGCACAGAGAAATGTCGAGCGCCACCGGACGCATAGCAAAATATTTGGCGGCCGTAACAATCGCAGCCGAAATAATGAGCGAACTAAACTACCGACCAATAAAAGATCACTACCAGAAATCGAATACGAAGAGGAAATGTATGAGAATGATCCTTTGGCAGATGAACAAGACTCAGAG GCTAGGATTGTGAAGAATCCGGCTCACCTTAAATCGCCACCTGGTAAAAAACCTCTCCTTCAACTACTAATGGACGAGGACCCACTTTTTCCTATGCAAGCAGTCGAATCGAGAGATAACGAGACATCGCAAAAGTTTTACGTGCGCCTTACAGACGCGCCAAAGGATGAGTGCATTAGGCAGATTAATAGCATAAGATCTAcaccaaccaaaaaaacagaaaaacctTACCGCCCAAGCGCATATTCGACTGCGCGGTCAAGCCAGCGCTTTATCTGGCGCTCTGAGGCGACATGTAGGCTGCTGCAATTGTGGGAGCAGCATTTGACAGAATTTCGCGGTAAAAAGAGAAATACAGTAATTTATAAAGAGATGGAAAACCAAATGCGTGATTTTGGCGCACCAAGTCATGTTGAAATTAAAGGTAAAATGGATAACCTGTCGAGGAAATATCG CCAGGAAGCTGAGAAACTTCGATCGACCGGAGCTCGATCCAAGTGGGTGCTTTTCCATACGATTCAAAAACTCCTGATTGGTACCAAGTCCGTCAATGTTTTTGAGGATATTATGTTCGAGAAAAATG GATTCTCGAACAATTTAAGCAAAGATCTGGCGTCTGGCGATAATGAAATCCATTCATGGATGGATTCTCCAGCTCCCAGTTACGAAAATCATCGACAGGAAGATAACGAGTTGGACGACGAGGATACGCTTGGAAAAAATTATCTTATTGAGGAGACAGAAGGTTTTAATGACGATCAATATGAGAGAGCCACCTCCTCGCCAGATTTTCAAAGTGAATTGAACAGGAAAGAAAGTCTTTCAGATCGATTGTTAGAAATCGAGGAGGAAAAACTGTCCATAGAACGGGAGAAGCTTAAAGTTATGAAAGCGGCTGTAAAGGAACTGTCCGCATTCCATAGAGATATATTGCAGCATTTggagcaaaaaaacaaaaaataa
- the ssp gene encoding uncharacterized protein ssp isoform X1: protein MADQMETSQIFTSNLEYAARTKESQREIAQKIKTGEYKLLRKDQRSTVWKVYRVIIDSDGTPLRSSYFCTGCNRVLKSGSGNTSNLRIHKCHVKYMRHLHKDKEERHAMEKQQDDIRDNKLEYTQAEMRQRTYRKDNPTRHEWCANGTKMLLQLWAVYIDDLRGKRKNSHVHREMALKMKHFGASPVEVKAKMDNLTKKYRKEAKDVQLFGRPSKWEHFYRLQSLLIGTKAVDLSSDFTFDCRASSDDDKDAMESATDDIDEAYAEEDEEDNSQDGLLQDEEEEDDYIPDNMIENIEVPSVRPSLGKYAETSMVEEMELPSSRPCLENYEEELDKQNLTIEQKYKAKRKREARLLEIEEEKLAIEREKLKTMKYLKQELSSFHKDMFRLLNHNN from the exons ATGGCCGACCAGATGGAAACAAGCCAAATTTTTACGAGCAATCTAGAATATGCGGCTAGAACTAAAGAATCCCAGCGAGAAATAgcacaaaaaatcaaaacagGCGAGTACAAGCTGCTGCGCAAGGATCAACGCAGCACCGTTTGGAAAGTGTACCGGGTAATCATTGACTCCGACGGTACGCCACTGAGATCGTCGTATTTTTGCACCGGATGTAATCGAGTGTTAAAATCCGGCAGTGGCAACACATCGAATCTCCGCATCCACAAGTGTCACGTCAAATATATGAGACATCTTCACAAGGACAAAGAGGAGAGACACGCCATGGAGAAACAACAG GATGACATTCGTGATAATAAGCTGGAGTATACACAAGCGGAGATGAGGCAGCGAACGTATCGCAAAGATAATCCCACCCGACACGAATGGTGCGCCAATGGCACCAAAATGCTTCTGCAGCTGTGGGCAGTGTACATTGATGATTTGCGCGGCAAGCGCAAGAATAGCCATGTTCATAGGGAAATGGCACTGAAAATGAAACATTTCGGGGCAAGTCCTGTCGAAGTCAAAGCCAAAATGGACAATTTGACCAAGAAATATCG cAAGGAGGCGAAGGATGTTCAATTATTTGGGAGGCCATCCAAGTGGGAGCATTTCTATAGACTTCAGTCACTCCTAATTGGCACCAAAGCCGTTGATCTAAGTAGCGATTTTACGTTCGACTGCAGAG CCTCTTCAGATGACGACAAGGATGCAATGGAAAGTGCAACTGATGATATCGATGAGGCGTATGCTGAAGAGGACGAAGAGGACAATTCCCAAGATGGGCTACTCcaagacgaagaagaggaggaTGATTATATACCAGACAACATGATAGAGAATATAGAAGTCCCCTCTGTTCGACCATCTTTGGGGAAATACGCCGAGACTAGCATGGTAGAGGAAATGGAATTGCCTTCTTCAAGACCGTGTTTGGAGAACTACGAAGAGGAGCTCGATAAGCAGAACCTAACTATAGAACAAAAGTACAAAGCTAAACGGAAAAGAGAAGCTAGATTGCTGGAAATAGAAGAGGAAAAGCTGGCCATAGAGAgggaaaaactgaaaacgatGAAATACTTAAAGCAGGAGCTTTCATCCTTTCATAAGGACATGTTTAGGCTGCTTAACCACAACAATTAA
- the ssp gene encoding uncharacterized protein ssp isoform X2 produces the protein MRQRTYRKDNPTRHEWCANGTKMLLQLWAVYIDDLRGKRKNSHVHREMALKMKHFGASPVEVKAKMDNLTKKYRKEAKDVQLFGRPSKWEHFYRLQSLLIGTKAVDLSSDFTFDCRASSDDDKDAMESATDDIDEAYAEEDEEDNSQDGLLQDEEEEDDYIPDNMIENIEVPSVRPSLGKYAETSMVEEMELPSSRPCLENYEEELDKQNLTIEQKYKAKRKREARLLEIEEEKLAIEREKLKTMKYLKQELSSFHKDMFRLLNHNN, from the exons ATGAGGCAGCGAACGTATCGCAAAGATAATCCCACCCGACACGAATGGTGCGCCAATGGCACCAAAATGCTTCTGCAGCTGTGGGCAGTGTACATTGATGATTTGCGCGGCAAGCGCAAGAATAGCCATGTTCATAGGGAAATGGCACTGAAAATGAAACATTTCGGGGCAAGTCCTGTCGAAGTCAAAGCCAAAATGGACAATTTGACCAAGAAATATCG cAAGGAGGCGAAGGATGTTCAATTATTTGGGAGGCCATCCAAGTGGGAGCATTTCTATAGACTTCAGTCACTCCTAATTGGCACCAAAGCCGTTGATCTAAGTAGCGATTTTACGTTCGACTGCAGAG CCTCTTCAGATGACGACAAGGATGCAATGGAAAGTGCAACTGATGATATCGATGAGGCGTATGCTGAAGAGGACGAAGAGGACAATTCCCAAGATGGGCTACTCcaagacgaagaagaggaggaTGATTATATACCAGACAACATGATAGAGAATATAGAAGTCCCCTCTGTTCGACCATCTTTGGGGAAATACGCCGAGACTAGCATGGTAGAGGAAATGGAATTGCCTTCTTCAAGACCGTGTTTGGAGAACTACGAAGAGGAGCTCGATAAGCAGAACCTAACTATAGAACAAAAGTACAAAGCTAAACGGAAAAGAGAAGCTAGATTGCTGGAAATAGAAGAGGAAAAGCTGGCCATAGAGAgggaaaaactgaaaacgatGAAATACTTAAAGCAGGAGCTTTCATCCTTTCATAAGGACATGTTTAGGCTGCTTAACCACAACAATTAA
- the LOC6900598 gene encoding uncharacterized protein isoform X2 codes for MFVINSLEEEKCKESQLDILLKINTGEYVLQKKKKRSSVWNVYREILRSDGSRLKWRYYCVGCKRVMQSTGGTTSNLRIHKCHVRYLKQNGNISADDAPSPVTDSESPSNRTDNERVPSTVESTRANRHRTYADQYEAFYDNKMTPKRQYEMDDEINHLDEQDPVEEFANRPKVDLGMSSTDTRPLLKLFSEESCSGEREQQSPIVLESPVILEEFQRGTLEPIATKCIQIDPSALSEAESYARSWAHAFLKLSEDQKFYAKRSIDELLVLGRLEKLNISTVTSLTTNL; via the exons ATGTTTGTCATAAATTCTCTCGAAGAAGAAAAGTGCAAAGAGTCCCAGCTGGACATATTGCTAAAAATTAACACAGGCGAATACGTTTtgcagaaaaagaaaaagcgtAGCTCAGTTTGGAACGTATATCGGGAGATTCTCCGTTCCGACGGATCAAGGCTGAAATGGCGCTATTATTGTGTGGGTTGCAAGCGGGTAATGCAGTCCACCGGAGGAACCACATCTAATCTACGTATCCACAAATGTCATGTCCGCTACCTGAAGCAAAACGGAAATATTTCTGCCGACGATGCGCCAAGTCCTGTCACCGACTCGGAGAGCCCCTCAAATCGTACCGACAACGAAAGGGTACCGAGCACGGTGGAATCCACAAGAGCAAACCGTCATCGGACATACGCCGACCAATACGAGGCGTTCTATGATAATAAGATGACCCCCAAAAGACAGTACGAGATGGACGACGAAATAAACCATCTTGACGAGCAAGATCCCGTCGAAGAATTTGCGAAC CGACCGAAGGTAGATCTGGGAATGAGCTCCACCGATACGCGTCCGCTGCTCAAACTATTTTCTGAGGAATCCTGTTCGGGCGAAAGGGAGCAACAGAGCCCCATTGTTCTGGAAAGCCCAGTCATTCTAGAAGAGTTTCAACGAGGGACGCTCGAGCCAATCGCAACGAAATGCATCCAGATCGACCCCAGTGCCCTATCCGAGGCCGAGAGCTACGCACGTTCCTGGGCTCATGCATTCCTCAAGCTAAGCGAGGACCAAAAGTTCTATGCCAAGCGCTCCATAGATGAGCTGCTCGTGCTGGGTCGCCTGGAGAAATTGAATATATCCACCGTCACCTCGTTAACGACAAACTTGTAA
- the LOC6900598 gene encoding uncharacterized protein isoform X1, producing the protein MFVINSLEEEKCKESQLDILLKINTGEYVLQKKKKRSSVWNVYREILRSDGSRLKWRYYCVGCKRVMQSTGGTTSNLRIHKCHVRYLKQNGNISADDAPSPVTDSESPSNRTDNERVPSTVESTRANRHRTYADQYEAFYDNKMTPKRQYEMDDEINHLDEQDPVEEFANQRPKVDLGMSSTDTRPLLKLFSEESCSGEREQQSPIVLESPVILEEFQRGTLEPIATKCIQIDPSALSEAESYARSWAHAFLKLSEDQKFYAKRSIDELLVLGRLEKLNISTVTSLTTNL; encoded by the exons ATGTTTGTCATAAATTCTCTCGAAGAAGAAAAGTGCAAAGAGTCCCAGCTGGACATATTGCTAAAAATTAACACAGGCGAATACGTTTtgcagaaaaagaaaaagcgtAGCTCAGTTTGGAACGTATATCGGGAGATTCTCCGTTCCGACGGATCAAGGCTGAAATGGCGCTATTATTGTGTGGGTTGCAAGCGGGTAATGCAGTCCACCGGAGGAACCACATCTAATCTACGTATCCACAAATGTCATGTCCGCTACCTGAAGCAAAACGGAAATATTTCTGCCGACGATGCGCCAAGTCCTGTCACCGACTCGGAGAGCCCCTCAAATCGTACCGACAACGAAAGGGTACCGAGCACGGTGGAATCCACAAGAGCAAACCGTCATCGGACATACGCCGACCAATACGAGGCGTTCTATGATAATAAGATGACCCCCAAAAGACAGTACGAGATGGACGACGAAATAAACCATCTTGACGAGCAAGATCCCGTCGAAGAATTTGCGAAC CAGCGACCGAAGGTAGATCTGGGAATGAGCTCCACCGATACGCGTCCGCTGCTCAAACTATTTTCTGAGGAATCCTGTTCGGGCGAAAGGGAGCAACAGAGCCCCATTGTTCTGGAAAGCCCAGTCATTCTAGAAGAGTTTCAACGAGGGACGCTCGAGCCAATCGCAACGAAATGCATCCAGATCGACCCCAGTGCCCTATCCGAGGCCGAGAGCTACGCACGTTCCTGGGCTCATGCATTCCTCAAGCTAAGCGAGGACCAAAAGTTCTATGCCAAGCGCTCCATAGATGAGCTGCTCGTGCTGGGTCGCCTGGAGAAATTGAATATATCCACCGTCACCTCGTTAACGACAAACTTGTAA